The Thermococcus sp. genomic sequence AAGTCGAGGTACTTTCTCATCTCATAGCTCTCTTTGAGCGTGACGGAGTTTCCAGTGTTTGAGTAAATCAGAACGTTGTTCTCGTCCTTCTTAAAGCGACTCGCTATCAAGTCAATCAGCTCAAGGCTTGCTGTTACAACTGTCTCATCCCCGTTGAGAGAGTCAGCGAGTTCTAACAGCCCGTCCCGGTTCTTTTGGTACTCCGGAAAGAGAACTGAATTCTCATCGGCAAATTTTTCCCATCTGCTTCCCGTTACAACCCGCATTTACCCCACCATATTAATTGTTATCGCCCCAGCGACCGCGAACGTGCTCACAAGCACGTCTCGTTGAGGTAGTGAACTTGCAACTGAGTCTACCTGTTTTAAGGATATACTGGTCCGCGGATATTGTCTGACCTCCTCCCCGCCGTGAACGGCGAGGGTTCCAACGAATTAACCCCTCACCAATGACAGGGAGGTTTGAGGGGGCCTCATCAAAACCCACTAAAAAGCGGGTCTTCGACCCCTCTGGCTCGGCCTTGAGCCAATTACCCCTCCTCTGAGCGTAAAGACCGCCCAAGTTCGGGGTTATGGTTTTAACAACCTTCTTTAAGATATTAAACGCTCCAACTAAGTCCGCGTTAAAGATAAGCCCCGTTGCGGGACACTTAAATAATCCACGAACAAACCTCGCCCCATAATGAGGCTTCCCGCAAACGGGACAAACCTTAGACGTGAAAGCCTCATCAACAACCACGACACTAATACCATACTCCTCAGCAACTTCTTTAAGACGTTTGATAACGTAATTAAACCGCCAGACGTGGGAGAGGAGGAAATTCTGCTTTTTGCCCTTATCGGAGTTCCTGCTAATGCCCTTTGGATAACCAACGACAATCCTCGAAACTCCAAGGTGATAAAGCCTCTCGAGCGTCTGTCTTACCGCCGTGTTAATGTAGTGTTTGGCTTGGAGTTTGGCCTTCTCGTGCAGTTTTCTGAGTTTTCTGCTCGTTTTAACTCCAGACTTGTTGAGTTTGGACTGATAATCGGCAATAATTCTCCTAAAGTAGAAGTCTATGGCTTTCAAGGGTCTTCCGTTCACGAGGAAGCTTTCACCGTTCTCGACGTAAACGGCCATTAGGTTGTTTACTCCAAGGTCTATTCCCGTTGAAAGGTCGCCCAAGGATTGTCTTGGAACGCTCACCCACTCGCCGTTGATTAGCTTCTCCTTCACCGTGAAGCTAACGTGAGCGAACCATTTTCGCTTAACGGGGTCGTAAGTTATTTCTAATCTTCCTTGCTTCCCCTTCAAGTGTATTCTGCCTTTAAACTGGATTTCCAAGCGCTTGAATTTTCCGAGGCCTTTTAGGATTAGTTTGTTCCCTTCAATCTTGTATTGGTCGTTCCTAAGGACGATTAAACCTCCTTTCTTGATGTAGTTTGGTGGTTTTGGTTTGAACCATTCCAGCAGTTCTCCGTTCCTCTTGCTCCTTAAGAGTGAGAAGAAGCTCCGCCAAGCTTCAGCATTCTTCCTACAAATTTGCTGGACTGTTGCGGAACCGATTTCCTTCTTAAACTCTTCGTAAACTATCTTTTCGGTTTTGTTGAAGTCCACGATTTGTTCTTTGAAGAATCCTTGTCGTCTTAGGTAGTTCACCCGGTTCCAGATTTTGGCTCCAACGTCGGCTAACTCGAAGAGGATTTTCTCTTGGGCTTTCGAGGGTTGGAGTTTGAGGGTTACTGTTCTCTTCATTGTTCCTCGCTTTCGACTTTTTTAATCCAGAGTTTCATTGCTTCGGTTATGGCTACTCCTAAGGCTCCTCTGATTTTCCCATACTTCTTTTCCACGAGTTTTCTGAATTTCCTCTCGACTTCATCGTCAATGGAGATAGTGATGACTCCCATATTCTCCACCAACATTTAATAGTATGGCTTAGTATTTAAGCTTTTTGTTGAGTGCTTTCTCGCTTGATAGCTCTTGGGTGGTTTACTTCATCCCCGCCCTAAAGGGCGAGGCTTTCAGAAGAGAAAAGTAAGTTATCACCGCTACTGTCGCTGCCCCCACAACCTCCTGTCCTATGTCGTCCCAGCCGAGGGCATCGAGCTTTTTCCTCTTTTGTTTCAGTTTTTCAAGCCTGCTGTGTATCTCTCCCAAGGTTTTCATCCTGACCCCCATCCTTTCTCCGCGCTCAGGTTCGGGGTTCATCATCCCTTCAGTATTGGATTCACTCATCATCGCATTCCATGCTTCCCGGGAAAAGTTATAAAGGTTGAGTCCGAGCTTACTCTGGTGAAAAGAGATGAAGAGGGCTTTAACGCGCCTCATTGTGGCGTTAGTGGCGTTTTCAATGGTCATCATCCCCGCTTCTGCATCCACTCCCATTAACTCCTCCAACACGGTGATAGTTCTTCCCACGACCAAAGTTGCCAATGGCATCCCCCTCCACATCGGCGATGACGCGATAAGTGGCTCCCGCCTCGGCGCGTTCTTAGTTCTCCAGGGGATAAGGAACGGCACCTACAACGTTACCGTCTCCGTCCCAGTGGAGTACCACAGCGTTCCAATAGTGGATGCGAACCAGTTTTACACCCTCAACCGCATTGACATGCCCGACGTCGGGATAAACGTGAGTGATGAACCCTTGGGAAAGGCCGTCGTCGTGGCGGTCAACTTCTCAAGGGTAGGTTTCAACGAGAGTTCTGGGGCTTCTTATTTCCTTGACAGAAGCGTGGAGGTAATCTTCAACGAGAACACCACACCTATGATCCCAAAGGGAAACTATAAGGCGGTGTTCTCGACGTTTGACGGTAAGGGCACGCTCTACGTCTACTCCGTGAACAACGTAAGTGACGAGACAAAGTCCATAGGTGAGAGTCTGAACGCAGACGGCTGGACCCTTAGGTTCCTTGATATGAACATGAACTCTTCCAAGCTGCTCGTGGAGGTTGACTACCCTGATGGGGCGAGGAAGCCGAAGATAATGCTCGAGGGAGAGTACTACCTTATGTACACGGACTTTCAGGGACGGGGTGAGTTCCAGTCCTACGATTATTACCCTAGAAAAGAGATTAAGGAGCTTATGAGGGAAGGTACCCCGGCACTGTTCGTGTTCTCTCCAACGGAGTTCTTTGTGGGCATCAACAGTAATATGATGGTCGTTTACAACTACGCATCCTACAAAAAGGTTCGCGAATACCACGATGGAGACGTCTTCAAGGGGCAGTGGGTCTGGGACATCAACCCGACGAAGAACCTCACCACCCTCTACCTCCACGTAGACCCCTCGAAGGGCTTCAGAAGGGTCGAGGTTAAACCCGGTGGGAGGCTTGAGATACCTTTAAACTGGGGACTGAGCATTGTTCCACTCTTTGAGCGCGACTCTCAAGGGAAGGTCACGGGCGTTGAGGGTTACGTCTTTGTCAGGAGGGTTCTCGTGAAGAAAACGGTCCACTTTACGGCTCCGCTGGTCAACGTTACTAAAAATGTTAACTCCCTCATAATCAACGACACCTCCCTCAAGGCCCTGCCGAAGGACAAAAATGTTATCATAGTTGGTGGTTGGGTGAGCAACAAAGCTTGGAACCTCCTGACGAAGGTTTATGGAAACACAACGGTGGCCAAGATAAAGGTTGAGGTGCTCGAGAAAGGTTACGTCGTGGAATCTCTACCGAACCCCTACAACCCAGACTACCACGTGATAATCCTCGCGGGGAGGACGCATTCCCTGACGTGGAAGGCAGTTCAGGAGTTTATGGCGTCCTTTGGCTGAGCCGGTTCATCCCTGTTTCTTTTTGATAAAGTCTATCCTCTACGCCCTGTCGATGGCCGGTTTCTGGGGTTTCTTCAGGAGAGAGAAGAAGGTAAAAGGTATCAGAGTTTGAACCGCTCGACGCTTTCCTTGAGTTGCTTTGCAATTTCTCTCAGCTTCTCTGCTCCCTCATTCAGGGCATCAATCTCCTCCCTCTGCTCTTGCATTGCTGAGTTGACCTCTTCGGCGCTTGCGGTGGTCTCCTCTGCACTGGCGGCAAGCGTTTCGAGGGCTTGGAGGGTTCTCTCCACTTCCTCCCTTGTCTGTAGGGCCCGGTCTTTGACCTCTGAGACCCTCTGGCCAACGTTCTGTATCATCTCCGCTATGTAACCGAGGTAGCCTATACTCTCGTTCAGCGTCTCCGTTGAGCTTGCGACGTTCTGTACTCCCTTTCCCGTCTCCTGCACTGCGCGCTGAACCTTCTCGTCCATCTCGCTGATTATCTCGCTTATGTTCTCAGCGGCTTCCTTGCTCTCCTCCGCGAGCTTCCTTATCTCCTGGGCGACGACAGCGAACCCCCTTCCGGCCTCTCCAGCACGGGCAGCCTCAATGGCCGCGTTCAAAGCAAGGAGATTTGTCTGCTCTGCTATGGCACTTATCGTGCGCGTTATCTCTCCTATGCGCCGACTCATCTCACTTACGGCATTTACTGCCTCCTCAATAAAGCCCATGGAACGCTTTATGCTCTGTCTCCTTTCAGCCTGCCATCCTCGGCGGTCTTTATTACCTCTTCGATTGCCTTCTCAAACTCCTCCATCGTGCTCGTTGTTTTCCCCGTAACGTCGGAGACCATGCGCATTCCTTCCGTTATCTCGTTGATGCTTTCCTGCTGTCTCTGCGCCTCGGTGCTGACCTGTTCTATGGCCTCGCTCACTTGATTCATGGAGTTCCTCACGTTGGTCGCTATCTCGGCCAGCCCGTCCGCCTGCGTGTCCAGTTCCAGGCCTATGTCCTTGATGTTTCCGATTAGGGCTTTCAGGTTGCTTGACGTCCTCTGGAGGGCGGTTATAATTTCCTGTAGATCACCTTTGGCCCTGGCGTTTACCTCCTAGTCGAGCCTCCCCTTGGCCATGGCGTCGAGCTTTGCTATGACCCCGTTGAGCGTCCCAATGACGTCCTGTGAGATGGATTCAAAGGCTGTTATCAGCTTTCCTATCTCGTCATCCCGGTGGGGATAGTCTATTGAGCCTACGATCCGCTTTGCCTCCTGGAGGTTTCCGGAGCCGATAAGCTCTGCTGCCTTGGTGAGTTGTTCAACTGGCCTGAGGGCACCGCGCAGGTATCTGACGCTTAGGTAGATTAAGGCCGCCGCAAGGATTCCTATAATCCCGAAGCTGTAGGCAAGCTCTCTGGAGGCCTCTCTGCTGGACTCATTGAGGGCCTGCACCAGTCCCCCCAAAAGCCCCTCCTCGGGGGCGGTTGCCACCACAGTCCAGTCAGTTACCCTGCTTTTTGAAAACGCGAAGACCTGGGGCTTTCCATTGACGTCTGAGGTTACCACACCGCCCTCCGAGCCTCTCATAGCTTCTGCGAGTTTAGAATAAGAGGGATCTGTGAAGATGTTTAACCTGCCCACGAGGCTTAAGTCGGGGTGGATTATCACCGTTCCGTTGGGGCTTACCACGAAGAGGTATCCCGTTTTGCCTATCCTAGTTGACAGCATGCCATTAAATACGCTTGAGAAGTCCACGTCCACTCCCAGGGCGCCCTTAACATGTCCCTGGTACTCCACTGGAACAACGTAGGTTATTACCTTCTTCCCGGCTACAGTATTGATGTGAGGGGGCATCCAAAAGGCACCCTTTGAGACTGCCCTTCTATACCACTGGGACTTTGTCGCGTTGTAACTTGAGAAAAGCCCGGCTTTGGGATATGCAAAGACCCTCCCGAGGTTGTCTACATAGTATGTGGTCACTATGTTTGGATTGGAATCGTGGAGCTTCTTTAATTCTTTCATCATGGATTGATTAAAGAGTGGGCTCTTCAGGTACTCGGAGTAGATTTCTTCATTTAGGTAAAATCCTCCAATCGTATTTGCGTAGGTTTTTGCCAGTTGTTCTATTGGGGAAAGCTCGTTGTCCAGGGTGAGGGCATACTTTTCGCTCTCAAGCTGTGCGATCCTCTGTGCCTCCTCCCTCAGGTTTGGCGAGACCTGTTCCTGTATGTTGGCTCCCATGTCCCTATCGTCTTTACCTGAACGGCTGCGGTTATTAGGAGCAGGACTATGACCGTGCCAAGAAACGCCACGTAGAGCCTCTGACGGAACTTCACTGTCATCCCCCCATTGTGTGAAACTGTTCCCATAAGATTTTACCGATTTTTCAATCATATCACAAAACCGCTGGGAAATTTATAAGCGATTTGTGTAGGGTGGGATGTAGGTTTGAACTACGAACCTACTTCTTAGCGGTTATATCCCCAAGTTGGTTCCCGCTGATTAACGTTTTTAAGCCTGCACTTCAACTTAGGCCGGGTGAGAAATATGGTCGTTAAGGACTGCCCCGAGTGCCACGGCACCGGAAAGATTAAGGTGGGCGAGAAGGAGTGCCCCGTCTGCGGGGGCTGGGGATACGTTCCCGCTGATTTCAAGGTAGGAGACAAGCTGAAGGGCTACCGCAACCTCAACTACCTCGGAGTTGAGGATGAGGTTGATGAGATACCCTGCCCCGAGTGTCACGGGAAGGGAACTGTTCCGGTCTACGACACCTGCCCTGTCTGCGGTGGGACAGGCAAGGTTCTGGCCTGCGACATCTGCGGTAGGGTTAAAGGCCCGTGGGAGCCGGGGATGGAAACGACGTGGGTCTGCCCAGACTGCCTGAGGAAGTACAAGGTCGTCTACGTCCTCGACAAGACGTGTGACTACGAGGACGTTGAGGTCGGGAGTGTCTATAAGGGAATCATTGAAAGGGTGGAGCGCTTTGGCGTCTTCGTTGCCCTGAACCCGCACGTTACGGGACTGATAAAGCGGAAAGACCTTCTCGGTGGCAGAGAATACAAGCCCGGTGACGAGATTCTCGTTCAGGTTCTCGATGTGAGGCCAGACAAGCGCGAGGTTGACCTCGTTGAGTCGGCCCTCAGGCATTACAAGGAAGTGGTTGTTAGGAAGGAGCTTCCGGTGACCCTCACAAAGGACCTCAGTAAGGACATGGCCGGCAGGACGGTGAGGCTTCGCGGTGAGGTGACGCAGATACAGGTTACCGGTGGACCGACGGTCTTCACGATAACCGACGGGACGGGGATAACATGGGTTGCCGCCTTCGAGGCCCCTGGAGTCAGGGCTTATCCAAACATCAACGTTGGGGACATAGTAGAAGTCATTGGGAAGATAGCCTTCCACTCGGGCGAGATTCAGATAGAGGCAAGTGACATGGTTCGCCTCTGGGGTCCCGAGGCCGCCGAGGTAAAGAAGCGTATAGGAGAGGAGCTTGAC encodes the following:
- a CDS encoding cache domain-containing protein; protein product: MGANIQEQVSPNLREEAQRIAQLESEKYALTLDNELSPIEQLAKTYANTIGGFYLNEEIYSEYLKSPLFNQSMMKELKKLHDSNPNIVTTYYVDNLGRVFAYPKAGLFSSYNATKSQWYRRAVSKGAFWMPPHINTVAGKKVITYVVPVEYQGHVKGALGVDVDFSSVFNGMLSTRIGKTGYLFVVSPNGTVIIHPDLSLVGRLNIFTDPSYSKLAEAMRGSEGGVVTSDVNGKPQVFAFSKSRVTDWTVVATAPEEGLLGGLVQALNESSREASRELAYSFGIIGILAAALIYLSVRYLRGALRPVEQLTKAAELIGSGNLQEAKRIVGSIDYPHRDDEIGKLITAFESISQDVIGTLNGVIAKLDAMAKGRLD
- a CDS encoding methyl-accepting chemotaxis protein translates to MGFIEEAVNAVSEMSRRIGEITRTISAIAEQTNLLALNAAIEAARAGEAGRGFAVVAQEIRKLAEESKEAAENISEIISEMDEKVQRAVQETGKGVQNVASSTETLNESIGYLGYIAEMIQNVGQRVSEVKDRALQTREEVERTLQALETLAASAEETTASAEEVNSAMQEQREEIDALNEGAEKLREIAKQLKESVERFKL
- a CDS encoding S-layer protein, translated to MKRALTRLIVALVAFSMVIIPASASTPINSSNTVIVLPTTKVANGIPLHIGDDAISGSRLGAFLVLQGIRNGTYNVTVSVPVEYHSVPIVDANQFYTLNRIDMPDVGINVSDEPLGKAVVVAVNFSRVGFNESSGASYFLDRSVEVIFNENTTPMIPKGNYKAVFSTFDGKGTLYVYSVNNVSDETKSIGESLNADGWTLRFLDMNMNSSKLLVEVDYPDGARKPKIMLEGEYYLMYTDFQGRGEFQSYDYYPRKEIKELMREGTPALFVFSPTEFFVGINSNMMVVYNYASYKKVREYHDGDVFKGQWVWDINPTKNLTTLYLHVDPSKGFRRVEVKPGGRLEIPLNWGLSIVPLFERDSQGKVTGVEGYVFVRRVLVKKTVHFTAPLVNVTKNVNSLIINDTSLKALPKDKNVIIVGGWVSNKAWNLLTKVYGNTTVAKIKVEVLEKGYVVESLPNPYNPDYHVIILAGRTHSLTWKAVQEFMASFG
- a CDS encoding transposase — its product is MKRTVTLKLQPSKAQEKILFELADVGAKIWNRVNYLRRQGFFKEQIVDFNKTEKIVYEEFKKEIGSATVQQICRKNAEAWRSFFSLLRSKRNGELLEWFKPKPPNYIKKGGLIVLRNDQYKIEGNKLILKGLGKFKRLEIQFKGRIHLKGKQGRLEITYDPVKRKWFAHVSFTVKEKLINGEWVSVPRQSLGDLSTGIDLGVNNLMAVYVENGESFLVNGRPLKAIDFYFRRIIADYQSKLNKSGVKTSRKLRKLHEKAKLQAKHYINTAVRQTLERLYHLGVSRIVVGYPKGISRNSDKGKKQNFLLSHVWRFNYVIKRLKEVAEEYGISVVVVDEAFTSKVCPVCGKPHYGARFVRGLFKCPATGLIFNADLVGAFNILKKVVKTITPNLGGLYAQRRGNWLKAEPEGSKTRFLVGFDEAPSNLPVIGEGLIRWNPRRSRRGGGQTISADQYILKTGRLSCKFTTSTRRACEHVRGRWGDNN